The genomic region CGGTGATCGAGCACCGGGGCACACCTCTCGGTGTGGCGGTGTGTGTGGATATCATGTACCCGGAAATAGTGCGCAACCTGGCCTTAAGGGGGGCATTGTTAATCTTGAACCCGGCCAATATCCCGGTTGCCCGGATGCCCCTCTGGCAAAGCGTTGGCATCACCCGGGCCTGTGAGAACACTGTTTTTGTGGTTGCAGCCAACAATACCGCCACCAGCTACCCCGACGGCCGGGAAGTGCGGGGAGAAAGTTTTGTGGCCTATCCCGACGGGTATACCCTGTTATCCTGTGGCCGGGAACCGGGGGTATATTACTTCGACCTGGATCTGTCCCGGGTGAACAAGGTTCGCCAGAGATGGCCCTACCTGGAGGACGTGCGGTCAAACAGGGAGAGTATTTGCCGGAAGTATTACAGTGAATAGCCTCCATGACATAACTGCATAGATAAGTTATAAGTTGATAACCCGGTTATCTAAAAGGCCTTGTCAATCCCACGGCGGGTCATTTTGTCCATGACCGGATGTTCTTTTAGGAGCGCAAACCAGCACTCGATCGAACTCCGCCGTCGTATAATTTCTGTGAGTTGGTACTGCTCCGGTGGGGATAATAGAATAAACGGGGCTCATCTGTTACGTTTATTCTAACCACGGGGCCATAAGAGTTGCTACAATTGCAATGGTTCTGGCACTCTACCTGCTGGACAACGGCTTTGGGGCATCTGGAGGCCCGCTACTTTCAGGAACTCGTCAAAGTAAAATATCACTGAAAACGCGGCTGATTACCGGATAGTGTCTGACTTTTTATTTTGCGAAATTTTGCTCATGAGTAACGTGAGCAAAAACAACAACCAACCAGCTTATGTGAATTTGAGCAATTTAATAGTGCGGCCAATTACGCCAGGAGAAGAAACGTCCTGGAACGACTTGATGCGCGCTAGTGTCAACCTGAGTGATCCCCAGTTTTTAGAAGGAGATATTAAGCGAAAAGGGCAGGAAAAAAGGATTCTCCCCCGAATAATGGCTGTTAAAGGGCAAAAACAGCAAAGGGGGAGAATCCTTGATGGGCCTCAATCGGTTTGTTGCTTTATTTATAACATGGTTGACCGGAATACACAAGACCCAAGTGAAAACTCTGGCGGTGCTGGTGTATGGACTTTTACGCTTGCCCCGGCTAGGGGTAGCATCTTTAGGACGGGCCTTACCCGGGCCGGCGGCGGAGAAGCACCGCATCAAGAGAGTAGACCGTTTTTTGGGCAACCGTCGGCTGCAGGTGGATAAATGCGCGCGCCCGCTGGCCGGAGCCATAGTGGGGGCAAAGGAACGGGTGTTCGTAGCCATTGACTGGACGGACCTTCATGATGGTGCCCATCAGGCACTGGTAGCCGGAGTGGTTACCCGAGACCGGGCACTGCCGGTATGGTGGCAAGTGGTTGCCAAGGAACAACTTACGGCCAACCAGAACCGCATCGAGGATCGTTTTGTAGCCAAATTACGGCAGGTCCTACCTGCGCACTGCGAAGTGATAATTTTGGCGGACCGCGGCTTTGCCCGGGTGAGTTTTTTGCAGAGATTAGAGGCTTTAGGGTTCAAGTATGTAATTCGGGCGCAGGGAAACGTTTGGGTGGAATGGGAAAGCTACACTGGGGTACTGAGTAAGTTAAAGGCGTTGCCGGGAACGCAAAAGGATTTGGGCCTGGTTTATTACCAGAAGCAGGTACGCTGGCCAGTACGGCTGGTGGTGCGTTTTAAGCCGGGGCAGAAAGAACCCTGGT from Desulfofundulus luciae harbors:
- a CDS encoding IS4 family transposase gives rise to the protein MKTLAVLVYGLLRLPRLGVASLGRALPGPAAEKHRIKRVDRFLGNRRLQVDKCARPLAGAIVGAKERVFVAIDWTDLHDGAHQALVAGVVTRDRALPVWWQVVAKEQLTANQNRIEDRFVAKLRQVLPAHCEVIILADRGFARVSFLQRLEALGFKYVIRAQGNVWVEWESYTGVLSKLKALPGTQKDLGLVYYQKQVRWPVRLVVRFKPGQKEPWLLVTNVVEARAERIADWYARRMEIEEFFRDLKNERAGFRLRGLVLRAAMRYNRLFLLIAYAYYLLTVLGDWAEKRQLHRRLMANTERKRTLGLWRVGYYIFRSWSSGRRGRCPWVFNAWPEIAYSGM